Proteins found in one Acidobacteriota bacterium genomic segment:
- a CDS encoding FtsX-like permease family protein, with translation MSILAYAWRNLGRNRKRTMITLTSLAFATAVLIVSFALLDGLIGDIENNITSISAGEVQIHAPGYFDERSLYRTLDDPAGILRIVEQSAAKAAPRSYGDGLLARDVRSSGCRFWGVDPAAERKAFSLPERILAGAFLSDQPEREIVLGENLAHSLRAGVGDELDAVVQAADGSLGNEVFILRGILQTSGAEIDLSAAIIHERDFADLFVSGGAVHEIAVNSGGRISADRLRNRIRAAAPGVDVKTWREILPLFAGTVQNARKAVWVFSICFFLVAGLGITNTMLMATYERTREFGIMKALGTAPRRIIGMILAESALLCLCATIAGAALGAAASLYLADTGLDLGGFPIKMKMTTFIHSAVWRAALGWKNIMLPVLCIWAVCIPAALYPALTAARLDPVRTLHGRY, from the coding sequence GTGTCTATTCTTGCCTATGCCTGGCGCAACCTGGGGCGAAACAGGAAGCGCACCATGATCACGCTCACGTCTCTGGCCTTCGCCACGGCGGTTCTCATCGTCAGTTTCGCTCTTCTGGACGGGCTCATCGGCGATATCGAAAACAACATCACTTCGATATCCGCAGGCGAGGTTCAGATCCATGCTCCGGGCTATTTCGATGAGCGATCTCTCTACCGGACGCTCGATGATCCGGCGGGAATCCTCCGGATCGTCGAGCAATCGGCCGCCAAAGCGGCCCCGCGAAGCTACGGCGACGGCCTTCTGGCCCGCGACGTCCGGTCCTCCGGCTGCCGGTTTTGGGGCGTCGATCCGGCCGCTGAGAGAAAGGCATTCTCATTGCCGGAAAGGATCCTGGCCGGCGCGTTCCTGTCCGATCAGCCGGAAAGAGAGATCGTTCTGGGAGAAAACCTGGCCCACTCCCTGAGGGCCGGCGTCGGCGATGAGCTGGATGCGGTCGTGCAGGCGGCGGACGGTTCGCTAGGAAACGAGGTCTTCATCCTTCGCGGGATTCTTCAAACCTCCGGCGCTGAAATCGATCTGTCGGCCGCGATCATTCATGAGCGGGACTTCGCCGATCTTTTCGTCTCCGGCGGTGCCGTTCACGAAATTGCGGTCAATTCCGGCGGGCGCATTTCAGCGGATCGATTGAGAAATCGGATTCGCGCCGCCGCCCCCGGTGTCGATGTGAAGACCTGGCGGGAAATCCTCCCCCTGTTTGCGGGAACGGTGCAGAACGCCCGGAAAGCCGTCTGGGTCTTCAGCATCTGCTTTTTTCTTGTTGCGGGTCTGGGCATCACGAACACGATGCTCATGGCGACTTACGAACGCACCCGGGAGTTCGGGATCATGAAAGCTCTGGGGACGGCGCCGCGGCGGATCATCGGCATGATTCTTGCTGAATCCGCGCTTCTCTGCCTGTGCGCCACGATCGCCGGTGCGGCGTTGGGGGCGGCCGCCTCACTCTATCTTGCGGATACAGGACTGGATCTCGGGGGATTTCCCATAAAAATGAAAATGACGACCTTCATCCACAGCGCGGTCTGGCGGGCCGCTCTCGGCTGGAAAAACATCATGTTGCCGGTTCTGTGCATCTGGGCGGTCTGCATTCCGGCCGCACTTTACCCGGCTTTGACCGCGGCGCGCCTGGATCCCGTTCGGACTCTGCATGGCCGGTATTGA
- a CDS encoding outer membrane lipoprotein-sorting protein, whose translation MKHNGSLRRTIGTAVCLCILCSAAAAFEPGKRAEHNPREILERVDKMMHGDSSSGILVMTVQAEHWTRTLEVQFSTKGDDRFLVRILSPKKEKGTATLRSGSDIWNYLPKTNRVIKVPSVSLASSWMGSHFTYDDMLKDRRLADDFLSAVTNEEATESGLLVEITGTPKPDAPVVWGSIRVVVNTDLDLPRWIRYYDENGGLVRTLEFSDIGPLGGRRLPRRQRMTPAEKPGEFTDVVYRDLVFNPDLDDAFFSLRALQR comes from the coding sequence ATGAAACACAACGGATCTTTGAGGCGCACCATCGGAACCGCGGTCTGCCTCTGCATCCTCTGTTCCGCGGCCGCCGCCTTCGAGCCGGGGAAACGAGCCGAACACAATCCCAGGGAGATTCTGGAGCGCGTCGACAAGATGATGCACGGCGATTCCTCCTCCGGCATCCTGGTCATGACGGTTCAGGCCGAGCATTGGACTCGGACGCTCGAGGTGCAATTTTCGACGAAAGGCGATGACCGGTTCCTGGTGCGGATTCTCTCTCCCAAAAAGGAGAAGGGCACGGCAACCCTGAGATCCGGGTCGGACATCTGGAACTACCTTCCCAAAACCAACCGCGTCATCAAGGTGCCGTCCGTATCGCTGGCCTCCTCCTGGATGGGAAGCCACTTCACGTACGACGACATGTTGAAGGACAGGCGGCTGGCCGATGATTTCCTGTCGGCCGTCACGAATGAAGAAGCTACGGAATCCGGACTTCTGGTGGAGATCACCGGCACTCCGAAACCGGATGCGCCCGTCGTTTGGGGCTCGATCCGGGTCGTGGTGAACACGGATCTGGACCTGCCGCGCTGGATTCGATACTACGACGAAAACGGCGGGTTGGTGCGGACGCTGGAATTTTCCGACATCGGACCTCTGGGCGGCCGGCGGCTTCCCCGGCGCCAACGTATGACTCCCGCGGAGAAACCCGGGGAGTTCACGGACGTCGTCTATCGCGATCTTGTCTTCAATCCCGACCTGGACGACGCATTCTTCTCGCTGCGCGCGCTGCAAAGATAA